GGATTTGTGGGCCATGGCCTGCGATGGTCCGGCCGAACGGCTTGCATTGACCGTCAATACCCAGCCGCTGATGCTCACCGCCGGGGTGGCGGTGTATCGCGCCTGGCAGGCGGCGGGCGGCCCGGCGCCGGCCTTCGTGGCGGGCCACAGCCTGGGCGAGTACTCCGCCCTGGTGGCCGCCGGCGCGCTGGCGTTCGCCGACGCGGTGCCTTTGGTGCGTTTCCGCGCGGCGGCGATGCAGGAGGCGGTGCCCGAGGGGCAGGGCGCGATGGCGGCGTTGCTGGGCCTGGAGGCCGATGTCGTGGACGCGGTCTGCGCCAAGGTGGCCGAAGGCGAGGTAGTGTCCGCCGCAAACCTGAATGCCTCCGGGCAGATCGTGATTGCCGGGGCCGCTGCCGCGGTCGAGCGTGCCATGGAAGAAGCCAAGGCCCAGGGCGCCAAACGCGCCGTGAAACTGCCGGTTAGTGCGCCCTTCCACTGTGCCCTCATGAAACCGGCCGCCGAACGGCTGGCCCAGCGTCTGGCCGAGGTGCGTCTCGAGCGCCCGACGCTGCCGGTGATCAACAACGTCGATGTGGCCGTGTGCGAGGATCCGGAACTGATCCGCGACGCCCTGATCCGACAGGCCTATTCGCCGGTGCGTTGGATCGAAACCGTCCAGTCCATGGGCGCGCAGGGTGTCGGCGCGGTGATCGAATGTGGGCCGGGCAAGGTGCTCGCCGGTCTGACCAAACGCATCGTCAAGGACATTCAGGGTGCGGCGGTCACCGACGCCGATTCGCTCGAACAAGCCATCGAACTGGCAGGAGGCAAGCAATGAGTGCAGTGCTCGAAGGACAGGTCGCGCTGGTGACCGGCGCATCTCGCGGGATCGGTCGTGCGGTAGCGTTGGAACTGGCCCGCATGGGTGCCTATGTCGTCGGCACCGCCACCTCCGAGAACGGTGCCGCGGCCATTGGCGAGGCGATTCGCGAGGCCGGCCTCAAAGGCGAGGGGATGGTGCTCGACGTGACCGACGCCGCGGCCAGCGAAGCGGCCGTTGCCACCATCGAAAAGGCGCATGGTGCCGTCGGCGTGCTGGTCAATAATGCCGGCATCACCCGCGACAACCTGGCCATGCGCATGAAGGACGACGAGTGGGATGCGGTCATGGACACCAATCTGAAGGCGGTGTTCCGCATGTCCCGTCTGGTGATGCGCGGCATGATGAAGGCGCGCCACGGGCGCATCGTGAACATCACTTCGGTGGTGGGTAGTTCCGGCAATCCGGGGCAGGCCAACTACGCCGCCGCGAAGGCCGGCGTGGCCGGGATGACGCGGGCGCTCGCCCGCGAGCTGGGCAGCCGCAACATCACCGTGAACTGCGTGGCGCCGGGCTTCATCGACACCGACATGACCAAGGCGCTGCCTGACGCTGCCAAGGACGCGCTGCTGGGCCAGATCGCTGTCGGCCGCCTCGGCCAACCCGAAGAAATCGCTGCCGCGGTCGCCTTTCTGGCGTCGCCGTCGGCTTCCTATGTCACTGGCACGACGTTGCATGTCAATGGCGGCATGTACATGGCGTAAACAAGACCCGCTCGCCGCTCGCCTTTTTGGTAGAATACGGCGGCTTTAACCACATACCCGCACATTTCAGGGAAGGAGTTACTTCATGGAGAACATCGAACAGCGCGTCAAGAAGATCGTCGCGGAACAACTCGGTGTTAACGAGTCGGAAATCAAGAACGAATCCTCGTTCGTGGACGATCTGGGCGCAGATTCGCTGGACACCGTGGAACTCGTGATGGCACTGGAAGAAGAGTTCGAGTGCGAGATTCCGGACGAAGAGGCCGAGAAGATCACCACCGTTCAGCAGGCGATCGACTACGTCAACGCCCACCTGAACAAGTAATCAGAGACTACCGGAGCGAGCATTGGCACGTCGCAGAGTTGTCATCACCGGTCTGGGTATTGTTTCCCCGGTCGGCAATTCCATCCCGGAGGCTTGGGACAATATTGTCAATGGCCGCTCCGGTATCACCGAGATTACGCGTTTTGATGTCTCCGAGTTCCCCGTGCGCATCGCCGGGGAAGTCAAGGGCTTCAATGTGGCCGACTATCTGTCGCCGAAGGATGCGCGGCGGATGGATATCTTCATCCATTACGGTCTGGCGGCCGGCATCCAGGCCGTGCGGGATGCAGGTATCGAGGCGCCGGGTGACTCGGCGGACCGTTTCGGTGTGAATATCGGCTCCGGCATCGGCGGCCTGCCGATGATCGAAGCCACGCACAACGACTATCTGAAGGCCGGGCATCGCAAGATTTCCCCGTTCTTCATTCCCGGCACGATCATCAACATGATCTCCGGGCATCTTTCCATCATGTATGGCTTCAAGGGGCCGTGCATCGCCATGGTGACGGCATGCACCACCGCGACTCACTGTATCGGCGAATCCGCTCGCATGATCCAGTACGGCGATGCCGACGTGATGGTTGCCGGTGGCGCTGAATCCACGATCACGCCACTGGCCGTCGGCGGTTTCGCGTCGGCACGGGCGTTGTCGACCCGCAACGACGATCCGGCGACCGCAAGCCGTCCGTGGGATACCGGCCGTGACGGTTTCGTGCTTGGCGAAGGGGCCGGCGTGGTGGTGCTCGAGGAGTACGAGCACGCCAAGGCCCGCGGCGCCAAGATCTACGCCGAAGTGATCGGCTACGGCATGAGTGCGGACGCCTATCACATGACCGCCCCTTGCGAGGATGGCGACGGTGCTGCGCGCAGCATGACCAATGCCATCAAGGATTCCGGTCTGGCGCTGAACGATTTCGACTACATCAACGCGCATGGCACCTCCACGCCGCTGGGGGACGTGGCCGAGACCGTCGCCGTCAAGCGCTGTTTTGGCGATCATGCCGGGTCGTTGGTGGTCAACTCGACCAAGTCGATGACCGGGCACCTGCTCGGCGCCGCCGGTGGGGTCGAGGCGGTGTTCACCACGCTCGCCATTCGTGACCAGATCGCGCCGCCGACGATCAACATCTTCGAGCAGGACCCGGCCTGCGATCTCGACTACGTGCCCAACGAGGCGCGCAAGATGGAGATTCGCGCCGCGCTGTCGAACTCCTTCGGATTCGGCGGTACCAACGGCACGCTGGCGCTTGCCCGGGTCTGAGCCGACGCCTGATCGGGCGTGGTGAAATATCCCCGGCCGCTCTACCTGAAGCCGCCCCGCAGCCTGCGCCAACTGGCGCTCTCGCTGATCATCGGGGCGGTTTTTCTTGTGGCTTTCCAGCCCGACGCTTTCGGCGCGATGGGTGGCGCCGTCATGGCGCTGTGTGCCGTGGCGCTATGGCGCCATGCAGTACGCTGCGCGAATCAGTCCATCACCTTGCTTGCCGATGGGTACTGGATCCCGCCCGGTGGCGGGTCTCCCATGTCCTTGGTCGCCAGCAGCACTCAACTGGGCGGTGTGGTCTGGCTGCACGGACGCAATGATGAGGGTGAGCGTTGTGCGCTCATGCTGATGCCGGACGGCTTTGTCGACGAGCAGGATTATCGCCGACTGTGCGCCTGGTATCGCATGTCGCCGTAGCGTGGCCTCGGCGGTTCAGCGACGTGGCCGCAGGACGGTGTTGCGTGCCTTGGGCAGCAGATCGGGAAAATCGCGACTGAAGTGCAGGCCCCGGCTTTCCTTGCGTTGCAGCGCGCTACGGACAATCAGATCCGCCGTGACGACGAGATTGCGCAACTCGATCAGATCGTTGCTGACGCGAAAGTTGGAGTAGTACTCGTGGATCTCGCGCGCCAGCAGGCGAATCCGGTGCTGTGCCCGCTGCAGGCGTTTGGTGGTCCGCACGATGCCCACGTAGTCCCACATGGCGCGGCGCAGTTCCTCCCAGTTGTGCGAGATGACGATCTCCTCGTCGGCGTCGGTGACCCGGCTCTCGTCCCACGCGGGGAGGGGGATCGGTGTCTGCCCCGGGGCCGCCAGGATCGTTGCCGCAATCGCCTCACTGAACACCACACATTCGAGTAGTGAATTGCTGGCCAGGCGGTTGGCACCGTGAAGCCCGGTACAGGTACTCTCGCCGACCGCGTACAGGCCGGGCACGTCGGTGCGCCCGTCCAGATCGGTGACGATGCCGCCACAGGTATAGTGCGCCGCAGGCACCACGGGGATGGGCTGCTTCGCGATGTCGATGCCCAGCTCCATGCAGCGTGCGTGAATGGTCGGGAAATGGGTTTGCAGGAAATCCGCGCTCTTGTGGCTGATGTCCAGGAAGACGCAGTCCAGACCCCGTTTTTTCATCTCGAAGTCGATGGCGCGCGCGACGATGTCGCGGGGTGCCAGTTCCGCGCGCGGGTCATGGGCGGGCATGAAGCGGGTGCCATCGGGCAGGCGCAGCACGCCGCCCTCGCCGCGGACCGCCTCGGAGATCAGGAACGATTTGGCCTGGGGATGATACAGGCACGTGGGATGGAACTGGATGAACTCCATGTTGCCGACGCGGCACCCGGCGCGCCAGGCCATGGCGATGCCGTCGCCGGTCGCCGTATCCGGATTGGTCGTATAGACGTACACCTTGCCGGCACCGCCGGTGGCCAATACGGTGTGCCGCCCGCGGACGGTGAGTACGTGGTCGCTGTCGATGTCGAGGACGTAGGCGCCCAGGCAGCCGGCTTCCGGATATCCGATCTTGTCGCCGACGATCAGGTCGACGGCGATGTGGCGCTCGAGCACCGTGATGTTGGGATGTGACTGGAGCTGCTCGGTGAGGGTCTGTTGAACGGCGGCACCGGTGGCATCGGCCGCGTGAATGATGCGGCGGTGACTGTGTCCACCTTCCCGGGTGAGGTGGTAACCGGTGGCGGTGGACGGATC
The nucleotide sequence above comes from Nitrogeniibacter mangrovi. Encoded proteins:
- the fabD gene encoding ACP S-malonyltransferase, encoding MKFALVFPGQGSQSVGMMNAYGERAEIRRTFEEASEALGEDLWAMACDGPAERLALTVNTQPLMLTAGVAVYRAWQAAGGPAPAFVAGHSLGEYSALVAAGALAFADAVPLVRFRAAAMQEAVPEGQGAMAALLGLEADVVDAVCAKVAEGEVVSAANLNASGQIVIAGAAAAVERAMEEAKAQGAKRAVKLPVSAPFHCALMKPAAERLAQRLAEVRLERPTLPVINNVDVAVCEDPELIRDALIRQAYSPVRWIETVQSMGAQGVGAVIECGPGKVLAGLTKRIVKDIQGAAVTDADSLEQAIELAGGKQ
- the fabG gene encoding 3-oxoacyl-ACP reductase FabG, translating into MSAVLEGQVALVTGASRGIGRAVALELARMGAYVVGTATSENGAAAIGEAIREAGLKGEGMVLDVTDAAASEAAVATIEKAHGAVGVLVNNAGITRDNLAMRMKDDEWDAVMDTNLKAVFRMSRLVMRGMMKARHGRIVNITSVVGSSGNPGQANYAAAKAGVAGMTRALARELGSRNITVNCVAPGFIDTDMTKALPDAAKDALLGQIAVGRLGQPEEIAAAVAFLASPSASYVTGTTLHVNGGMYMA
- the acpP gene encoding acyl carrier protein; the encoded protein is MENIEQRVKKIVAEQLGVNESEIKNESSFVDDLGADSLDTVELVMALEEEFECEIPDEEAEKITTVQQAIDYVNAHLNK
- the fabF gene encoding beta-ketoacyl-ACP synthase II, translating into MARRRVVITGLGIVSPVGNSIPEAWDNIVNGRSGITEITRFDVSEFPVRIAGEVKGFNVADYLSPKDARRMDIFIHYGLAAGIQAVRDAGIEAPGDSADRFGVNIGSGIGGLPMIEATHNDYLKAGHRKISPFFIPGTIINMISGHLSIMYGFKGPCIAMVTACTTATHCIGESARMIQYGDADVMVAGGAESTITPLAVGGFASARALSTRNDDPATASRPWDTGRDGFVLGEGAGVVVLEEYEHAKARGAKIYAEVIGYGMSADAYHMTAPCEDGDGAARSMTNAIKDSGLALNDFDYINAHGTSTPLGDVAETVAVKRCFGDHAGSLVVNSTKSMTGHLLGAAGGVEAVFTTLAIRDQIAPPTINIFEQDPACDLDYVPNEARKMEIRAALSNSFGFGGTNGTLALARV
- a CDS encoding protein YgfX, with product MVKYPRPLYLKPPRSLRQLALSLIIGAVFLVAFQPDAFGAMGGAVMALCAVALWRHAVRCANQSITLLADGYWIPPGGGSPMSLVASSTQLGGVVWLHGRNDEGERCALMLMPDGFVDEQDYRRLCAWYRMSP
- the nadB gene encoding L-aspartate oxidase — its product is MESFDVVIIGSGLAGQSLALRLADRLRVALITKRTLEDSASAWAQGGIAAVLDPSDSVDAHVADTFDAGAGLCDPHATRFVVENSGRAIQWLIDRGVPFTRDPSTATGYHLTREGGHSHRRIIHAADATGAAVQQTLTEQLQSHPNITVLERHIAVDLIVGDKIGYPEAGCLGAYVLDIDSDHVLTVRGRHTVLATGGAGKVYVYTTNPDTATGDGIAMAWRAGCRVGNMEFIQFHPTCLYHPQAKSFLISEAVRGEGGVLRLPDGTRFMPAHDPRAELAPRDIVARAIDFEMKKRGLDCVFLDISHKSADFLQTHFPTIHARCMELGIDIAKQPIPVVPAAHYTCGGIVTDLDGRTDVPGLYAVGESTCTGLHGANRLASNSLLECVVFSEAIAATILAAPGQTPIPLPAWDESRVTDADEEIVISHNWEELRRAMWDYVGIVRTTKRLQRAQHRIRLLAREIHEYYSNFRVSNDLIELRNLVVTADLIVRSALQRKESRGLHFSRDFPDLLPKARNTVLRPRR